The Candidatus Tumulicola sp. genomic sequence TTCGCGGCGCTGTTGAGCGACCCGCGCGTCGGAAAGGTCGCTCATGCCGGCAAGCCGCTGACCGGCTGGCTCGGCTCCCACGGCTTGCGCCTCAACAACCTGATCTTCGACGCCGGACTCGCAGCCGGGTTGTTGGATTTCACGCGCAGCGAGCCGGCGATCGCCGAAACCATCGCGGCGCTCGACGGCGCCATCGTCCACGCGCCTTTCGAACGGCCCACGCAAAGTCTAGGACTGTTCGACGCCGGCCCACAGGTCACAGGCGCGCAAGCATCCGCCGCCGATGCGATCCTGCGCCTTTATCCGGCCCTCGAACAGCGCCTGCGAGACGCGGGCATGGATGGGCTCATGCGCGACGTCGAAATGCCGCTCGTCGAGGTGCTCGCCGAAATCGAGCAAGTCGGATTCAGGCTCGACCTGGCCGAGCTATCGCGCATCCGCGCAAATCTGGACCGCATCATCGCCGAAACGAGCGCCGCCGTCTACCGGCTCGCGGGCGCTGAGTTCAACATCAACTCGCCCAAGGCGCTGGGCGAGGTGCTCTTCGAGAAGCTCGGGCTGCCGAGCGGCTACAAGACGAAGACCGGTTACGCGACGGGCATCGAAGTGCTGGCTCCGTTGGCGCTCGAGCACGAAATCGCGGCGCGAGTACTGGAGTACCGTGAGGTCGCAAAACTCAAATCGACGTACGTGGACGCCCTGCCCGCGCTCTTGGACCCCGCGACGGGCCGGCTGCACACGACGCTGCATCAACTGGGGGCAGCCACCGGCCGTCTCTCGAGTTCGGATCCAAATCTGCAGAACATCCCGATCCGCAGCGCGGCCGGCCGCGAAGTGCGGCGCGCATTTCTAGCGCCGACGCCCGGCAACGTGCTGCTCGCCGCAGACTACTCGCAGATCGAGCTGCGCTTATTCGCTCATCTCTCGGGCGACCCGAATCTGATCGCCGCGTTCGCCGCGGGCGAGGACATCCACGAGTTCGCGGCGCGCGCGGTCTTCAACGTGCCGGCGGAGGCCGGCGTCGACGCGGAGATGCGCCGCCGCGCCAAAGCCGTGAACTTCGGCATTCTCTACGGTCAGGGTCCGACCGGGCTCGCGCAAAGCGTCGGCTTTTCGCGCGCCGAAGCCAAGGATTTCATCAGCGCGTACTTCGCGCGCTTTCCGCGGGTCAAGACGTACATCGACGAATCGCTCGAGCGCGCGCGCGAGCAGGGTTACGTGACGACGCTGCTGGGGCGGCGCCGGCTGCTTCCCGATCTGCACTCGAGCAACCACGGCTTGCGCGCCGCGGCGGAGCGCATGGCGATCAACGCGCCGCTGCAAGGCAGCGCGGCGGACCTCATCAAACTCGCCATGGTGCGGATCGCGCGCCGCTTCGACGAGTGCAAGACGCCGGCGCGCATGGTGCTGCAGGTGCATGACGAGCTGATCTTCGACGTCGCCCCCGCGAGCGTGCCGGAAGTGCGCGATATCGTCCGATCGATCATGGCGGATGCGATCCAGGTGAGCGTTCCGTTGGTGGTCGACTGCAAAGTCGGCGCCAATTGGGGCGAAGTCGAGCCGGCCTGACCTCTTTTCGATGCCCGAACTTCCCGAAGTCGAAACCATCGCCCGTGGGCTGCGCCACAAAGTGTTGCGGCGCCGCATCGCCGCGATCGAGGTCGCGTGGCAGCGCAGCATCGACCAACGCGGCGTTTCCGAACAGCTGCTCGTCGGCGACACCATCAGCGACGTCCGGCGGCTTGGAAAGTTCGTCATCCTCAGCCTGGGAAGCGGCCGCAGCGTCGCCATCCACCTGCGCATGACGGGCAGGTTGATCGTGGATCCGCCGGCCGCAGATCCGCACACGCGCCTCACCCTCCGGTTCGAGGACGGTGGGGTGCTGGTTTTCTCGGACGCGCGCAAGTTCGGGAGATGGCGCGTCATCGAAGGCGACCCGAGCCGCGCGTTGGGCATCGGCATCGACCCGTTTGACCCGGCTTTGAGCGCGAGCGTGTTCGCCGGGCTGGTCCGCAAGCGCGCCACCCCGATCAAGACGTGGCTGCTGGACCAGCGTTTTCTCTCCGGCATCGGCAACATCTACGCCTGCGAGGCGCTGTTCGCCGCCCGCATTCGGCCGCGCCGCCGAGCTCGGAGTTTGAGCGTATCGGAGCGCGCGCAACTCCTTGCAAGCTTGCGCAAAGTCATGCGCAAAGCCATACAGCATCGGGGTTCCAGCGTGGACGACTACCTCGATGCGGAAGGAATGCCGGGCGGCTTTCAGAAGCAATTGGCAGTCTACGGGCGTGGTGGTCTGCCGTGCCGGCGCTGTCGAACGCCGATACGGCGAGTTGTTCTCGCGCAACGGGGCACGTTCTACTGCCCTACCTGCCAGCAATAATCCATTCTTCTAGACAAATACATGGGGAGAACCCTGAGGTTATCGTTTGTTAATGACTGACACACCTGCGATCGCGCCCACCAAGGAAGCGGAGGACGAATTCGCGCTCGAGCAGCGGCTCTATGAAGAGAGCCTGCGGACGCTCGATGAAGGCCAAGTGCTCACCGGCGTCATCGTCGCCAAGACCCACGACGAGCTGCTCGTGGACATCGGCGGCAAGTCCGAGGGCATCGTGAGCCAGCGCGAACTGTCGCCCGGCATGCGCATCGCGGATCTTCCGGTCGGAGGCACGCTCGAAGTGCTCGTCCACCGGATCGACGGCGACGGCGACGGCGCGATGTATCTTTCCGAGCGCCGCGCGCGCGCGTTGAAGACCTGGGAAAAAGTTCTGGAAGCGCACGAGCGTAACGACGCCATCACCGCCACCGTGACGCAGGTCGTCAAGGGCGGCGTGCTGGTCGATCTGGGCATGCGCGGCTTCGTGCCCGCGTCGCAGATCCGGCGCCATCCCGTCGGCAACCTCGAAGAGCTGGTCGGCAAGACGCTGCGCTTGAAAGTGATCGATCTCGATCACAAGCGCCGGCGCGTCGTGCTGTCGCAGCGCGTCGTGCTCGAGGAAGAGCTCAATCAGAAGAAGCAAGAGCTGCTCTCGACGCTGCAGCCCGGTCAGATCCGCGAGGGCACGGTGGTGCGTCTCGCCGATTTCGGTGCGTTCGTCGATCTCGGCGGCGTAGATGGTCTGATCCACAACAGCGAGCTGTCGTGGGCGCGCATCAAGCATCCGAGCGAAGTCGTGCAGATCGGCGACAAGGTGCAAGTCGAGATCATGAAGTTCGACTCGGAAGCGCGCAAGGTCAGCCTCTCGCTCAAGCACTCGCTTGAGGATCCATGGAAGAACGTGCCGGATTCGCTCCAGGACGGCGTCATCGTCCCCGCCACGCTCATCAAGTCGACCGCGAACTATCTCCTGGTGGAGATCCTTCCCGGCGTGACCGGCATGGTGCCGAAGTCGGAATTCGATCCGGCGAAAGTGCCCGCCATCGGCGAAACGCTCAACGTGAAGGTGCTGTCCATCAACGCAGCCTCGCGCCGCATCAATGCGAGCGTGAACAAGGCAGCGCCGCAGGACGAACAGACGCCGGAAGCCGCCACCGTGACGGCGCAGATCGAAGCCCCCGCAGAGGAAGCGCCCGCCGACGAAGCCCCCGCCGCCGAGCCCGCATAATACACGCGCCAGTGTAGTGCCGGGGCTTTAGCCCCGGAAATGACATGATCATCGGTCTCACTGGCGGCATCGGCGCGGGGAAATCAACCGTCGCGGCGATGTTCGCCGCTCTCGGCGCCGCCGTCATCGATACGGATGCGATCGCGCGCGAAGTCGTCGAGCCCCCGAGCCCGGTGCTGGACGCGATCAAGGCGGAGTTCGGTCCCGGTGTGATCGGTCCGGATGAGCGCCTGCTCCGCGACGCTCTGGGCCGCATCGTTTTTGCCGACCAAGCCAAACGCGCGCGCCTCAACCAACTCATGCATCCGGCCATCCTCAAGCGCACGCTCAAGAAGATCGCGAGCTACCCTCCGTCCGCCAAGGTCGTGGTCGTCGTGCCGTTGCTCTTCGAATCCGGATTCGAGCGCAATTGCGATGCGGTCGTCGCCGTGGTGGCCGACGCAGCGGTCCGCCGGGCGCGCGTCGCCGAGCGCGACGGGCTCACGCCCGAAGACGTCGATGCGCGGATGTCGGCCCAGTTGCCTGACGCGGAATACGAACGCCGCGCCACGCTCGTGGTGCGCAACAACGGCGACGTCAAAGCGCTCAACCGCGAAGTCGCCGCCGCATGGCAACGCTTGCTTGTAGTGCCGGGGCTTTAGCCCCGGAAAACTCACAAGCGGCAAGGGAAGGCCGAGCGGACCTAAAGGTCCGCTCTAGTACAAAGACGCCGGGGCTAAAGCCCCGGCACTACATTAGATGAAAACCGAAAACGGTTAGGCGGGGCCTTTGCCGCGCGTGAATGCCTCGACGATTCTGATCGGAATGGCGCCGCCCGGCAGCACCAAGTTCATCGTCTCAGCGCCGATATCGAACAGCGTATCCTTATTGAGCAGCTTCATGAGCGCTGCCTGCGCGGCGCTCTTGGTCGCAGAGATCTCGCCGGAGATGCCGTCGAGAGATATCTCTGCGGTTTTCTTCTTCGCCGCCCAGTTGTAGCGATACGCGTAGACCGGCCGCAGGTAGAGATCGATGTTCTTAACCTCCACGGTTTCTTCTTGGACCGAATCCGCCTCAACCGGCTTGATGTCGTCGCCGAGCAGATCACGGATCACCGCTGATGCGCGCACGGTCGGCGCGACCACCTGGGCGTTCTCGGGTGCGAAGTCGCCCGTGATCGCCGACTTGGTGGCCTTGACATACACCGCGAAATTCTTGACCGCTTCGTTGGTGACCGCGTCGATCCAAATCTCTTTGCTCGACTCGCGCATGCAATGCGCGATCGCCGGCAACGTGATGGCTTGCTCCTTGACGTCGATCTGATACTGCTGATCGTGGATGGTGACCGACTGGACGTGCGGCGGCGACTTGACCGGCAATTTGTACGACTCTTTGCGCTGAAAGGCGACCTTGACGTGGCACGACGCGTTCCACATCGGCTCATAGCGCAGGCCAAGCTCCTCGAGTTCGATCTCTTCAGGTTTGGGCCGCGAAAACACCTGAGCGATCGTTCCGAAGGCGCTCCCTTTGTGCCCGGCTGCGCGGCCGCGTGCCTCTTCGGGCGAAACGACCGGCGTAAGACAAAACGCGCCCTGTTCTGCTACCGACAGGTCCATGGGAATAAAGTTAGCGGGTCGCCGGAGCGGCACCTCCGGCTGCATCGTCGCCGTCGGCCCGCAAGAGCTCTGAAACCGTGACGAAGCGATAGCCCTTGGCACGGAGCGAGTCCACTATTTCCGGTATCGCCAAAACCGTATTGAGTTGGCCGCTATGCATCAAGACGATGCCTCCCGGCTGCGCCCTCGTCAGCACGCGGCGGGCGATCTCCGCGGGCGGCAGCGGCGATTTGCCGAGGATTTCGGGTGCGTCGTCAGGCGCGTCGCTCCACAATATCGTGCGGTAACCGAGCCGCTGCGCGATGTTGAGCACGCGCGCGTTGTAGCGGCCGTGCGGCGGCCGGAAAAGCGTGATCGGCTTATTGGCATAACTTTCGAGCA encodes the following:
- the polA gene encoding DNA polymerase I, encoding MNEGGRTLLLLDVYALVYRAFFALPPLTSPAGSAVNAAYGFERMLARIIMQERPTHAAACFDAGIPAERLSIAPEYKAHRPEMPDDLSSQFPLVRRLLEAYRIPIVEIPGEEADDCIATLATRASADRLRSVIVSGDLDLLQLVDEHCTVVMPRRGISDMLRYDIAAVKERFGLEPAQLPDYRGLKGDPSDNLPGVPGIGEKTAAKLLAQFGSLDALLANTEAVTPKRVADLLVRYADQARRCRDVSIAKRDLPIALTWPDAEFRGPDADKLNALFRELGFRSLMSQYDERSEKSENNGPKGPSPQGPLLQNTATVATDYRFLQAPQDVIDAIGRARNAGTVALTSLPELVSWRDPSPIAFALAWEPGVAVAFPASSALDEPAVREAFAALLSDPRVGKVAHAGKPLTGWLGSHGLRLNNLIFDAGLAAGLLDFTRSEPAIAETIAALDGAIVHAPFERPTQSLGLFDAGPQVTGAQASAADAILRLYPALEQRLRDAGMDGLMRDVEMPLVEVLAEIEQVGFRLDLAELSRIRANLDRIIAETSAAVYRLAGAEFNINSPKALGEVLFEKLGLPSGYKTKTGYATGIEVLAPLALEHEIAARVLEYREVAKLKSTYVDALPALLDPATGRLHTTLHQLGAATGRLSSSDPNLQNIPIRSAAGREVRRAFLAPTPGNVLLAADYSQIELRLFAHLSGDPNLIAAFAAGEDIHEFAARAVFNVPAEAGVDAEMRRRAKAVNFGILYGQGPTGLAQSVGFSRAEAKDFISAYFARFPRVKTYIDESLERAREQGYVTTLLGRRRLLPDLHSSNHGLRAAAERMAINAPLQGSAADLIKLAMVRIARRFDECKTPARMVLQVHDELIFDVAPASVPEVRDIVRSIMADAIQVSVPLVVDCKVGANWGEVEPA
- the mutM gene encoding bifunctional DNA-formamidopyrimidine glycosylase/DNA-(apurinic or apyrimidinic site) lyase gives rise to the protein MPELPEVETIARGLRHKVLRRRIAAIEVAWQRSIDQRGVSEQLLVGDTISDVRRLGKFVILSLGSGRSVAIHLRMTGRLIVDPPAADPHTRLTLRFEDGGVLVFSDARKFGRWRVIEGDPSRALGIGIDPFDPALSASVFAGLVRKRATPIKTWLLDQRFLSGIGNIYACEALFAARIRPRRRARSLSVSERAQLLASLRKVMRKAIQHRGSSVDDYLDAEGMPGGFQKQLAVYGRGGLPCRRCRTPIRRVVLAQRGTFYCPTCQQ
- a CDS encoding S1 RNA-binding domain-containing protein, whose amino-acid sequence is MTDTPAIAPTKEAEDEFALEQRLYEESLRTLDEGQVLTGVIVAKTHDELLVDIGGKSEGIVSQRELSPGMRIADLPVGGTLEVLVHRIDGDGDGAMYLSERRARALKTWEKVLEAHERNDAITATVTQVVKGGVLVDLGMRGFVPASQIRRHPVGNLEELVGKTLRLKVIDLDHKRRRVVLSQRVVLEEELNQKKQELLSTLQPGQIREGTVVRLADFGAFVDLGGVDGLIHNSELSWARIKHPSEVVQIGDKVQVEIMKFDSEARKVSLSLKHSLEDPWKNVPDSLQDGVIVPATLIKSTANYLLVEILPGVTGMVPKSEFDPAKVPAIGETLNVKVLSINAASRRINASVNKAAPQDEQTPEAATVTAQIEAPAEEAPADEAPAAEPA
- the coaE gene encoding dephospho-CoA kinase (Dephospho-CoA kinase (CoaE) performs the final step in coenzyme A biosynthesis.), which gives rise to MIIGLTGGIGAGKSTVAAMFAALGAAVIDTDAIAREVVEPPSPVLDAIKAEFGPGVIGPDERLLRDALGRIVFADQAKRARLNQLMHPAILKRTLKKIASYPPSAKVVVVVPLLFESGFERNCDAVVAVVADAAVRRARVAERDGLTPEDVDARMSAQLPDAEYERRATLVVRNNGDVKALNREVAAAWQRLLVVPGL